One genomic segment of Ricinus communis isolate WT05 ecotype wild-type chromosome 5, ASM1957865v1, whole genome shotgun sequence includes these proteins:
- the LOC8284050 gene encoding transcription factor GTE12 isoform X1 gives MISTEPVVAKKLKIKFSSHKIDTISVKNACDMARNVEKNYHSQVCDIENMKQKLTECSAIKRGPSDMVEGQQQKKRKMDRGVIHQCTSLVKSLMNHPCGWVFKEPVDPEKLEIPDYFSVITNPMDLGTVKSKLENNQYFGAEEFAADVRLTFSNALLYNPPLNYVHKMAEKLKKIFETRWKALEEKWNYQIAKDGDGKPFNARPKEVGDTRQKCPQTPPLHKGELPKRSKPSEVKLLRGSSNVRAAEVKLSKPAENCNSEELRQNSYKGTDNGGRNACGSVNVKPSSVSVVSKCGTCGRSACQCILPSDSAQASSDISSEKSWGRDHHACSTDTSKMDVQGKCMSMLQMSKSDPDSDGAVSALDEENICPSSQLMTPATDANSVEGWRPPIFDVQLSPTKALRAAMLKRRFADTILKAQHKTLLDHGDKADPVKLQEEKERLEKRQLEEKARIEAQIRAAEAASRKREEIELRKQREKEREAARVALQKMEKTAEIEQNLEIVKELEKLSGCSLSYSYSFGRRGPEIAEGDVGGAHSCSLLERLGLIMKDDTVDDDEILIGDEEEGEIFP, from the exons ATGATTTCTACCGAGCCTGTAGTAGCAAAGAAGTTGAAGATTAAGTTCTCTTCCCATAAGATAGACACCATTTCTGTGAAAAATGCATGTGACATGGCGCGCAATGTGGAGAAGAATTATCATTCTCAGGTTTGTGACATAGAGAATATGAAGCAGAAACTTACAGAGTGCAGTGCTATTAAGCGTGGCCCATCAGATATGGTGGAGGGTCAACAACAGAAGAAGCGGAAAATGGATCGTGGTGTGATACATCAGTGTACTTCCCTTGTGAAATCACTTATGAATCATCCATGTGGTTGGGTTTTCAAGGAACCGGTAGATCCAGAGAAACTTGAGATTCCTGattatttttctgttataACAAATCCCATGGATCTAGGGACAGTAAAATCGAAATTGGAGAACAATCAGTATTTTGGAGCTGAAGAGTTTGCTGCTGATGTCAGATTGACATTCTCAAATGCCTTGTTATATAATCCCCCGTTAAATTATGTTCATAAAATGGCAGAGAAACTGAAGAAGATTTTTGAGACAAGGTGGAAAGCCCTAGAGGAAAAATGGAATTATCAAATAGCAAAAGATGGTGATGGAAAGCCATTTAATGCAAGGCCCAAGGAAGTTGGTGACACAAGACAAAAGTGTCCTCAAACACCTCCTTTGCACAAGGGTGAGTTGCCCAAGAGGTCGAAGCCATCTGAAGTTAAGCTGCTAAGGGGTTCTTCAAATGTAAGGGCTGCAGAA GTTAAGCTTTCTAAACCAGCAGAAAACTGCAATAGCGAGGAGTTACGCCAAAATTCTTACAAAG GCACAGATAATGGTGGTAGAAATGCTTGTGGATCTGTTAATGTCAAACCGTCTTCAGTTTCTGTTGTTAGTAAGTGCGGTACATGTGGGAGAAGTGCCTGTCAGTGCATACTTCCTAGCGATTCAGCCCAAGCTTCTTCAG ATATTTCTTCTGAGAAGTCATGGGGTAGAGATCATCATGCATGCAGCACTGATACTTCAAAAATG GATGTTCAGGGAAAATGTATGTCAATGCTGCAGATGAGCAAGTCGGATCCTGATTCTGACG GAGCTGTAAGTGCTTTGGATGAGGAAAATATATGTCCCAGTTCTCAGCTTATGACTCCTGCAACAGATGCAAATTCTGTAGAAG GATGGAGACCTCCTATTTTTGATGTGCAACTGTCTCCTACAAAAGCTCTCCGTGCTGCTATGCTAAAGCGCCGCTTTGCAGACACTATATTAAAAGCACAGCATAAGACACTCCTAGATCAT GGTGACAAGGCTGATCCAGTGAAACTGCAAGAGGAGAAGGAAAGATTGGAAAAGAGGCAGCTTGAAG AAAAGGCTCGGATTGAAGCCCAAATCAGAGCTGCCGAAGCTGCCTCACGAAAGAGGGAAGAAATtgaattgagaaaacaaagggagaaagaaagagaagctGCTAGAGTTGCCTTGCAGAAA ATGGAAAAAACTGCTGAGATCGAGCAGAACCTAGAGATTGTTAAAGAACTTGAGAAGCTTAGTGGCTGTTCCCTGTCCTACAGTTACAGTTTTGGCCGGAGAGGACCAGAAATTGCGGAGGGAGATGTTGGAGGAGCTCATTCCTGTAGCTTACTGGAGCGATTGGGTCTGATCATGAAGGATGATACTGTGGACGACGATGAGATATTAATTGGGGATGAAGAGGAAGGAGAAATATTTCCTTGA
- the LOC8284050 gene encoding transcription factor GTE12 isoform X2 — protein MISTEPVVAKKLKIKFSSHKIDTISVKNACDMARNVEKNYHSQVCDIENMKQKLTECSAIKRGPSDMVEGQQQKKRKMDRGVIHQCTSLVKSLMNHPCGWVFKEPVDPEKLEIPDYFSVITNPMDLGTVKSKLENNQYFGAEEFAADVRLTFSNALLYNPPLNYVHKMAEKLKKIFETRWKALEEKWNYQIAKDGDGKPFNARPKEVGDTRQKCPQTPPLHKGELPKRSKPSEVKLLRGSSNVKLSKPAENCNSEELRQNSYKGTDNGGRNACGSVNVKPSSVSVVSKCGTCGRSACQCILPSDSAQASSDISSEKSWGRDHHACSTDTSKMDVQGKCMSMLQMSKSDPDSDGAVSALDEENICPSSQLMTPATDANSVEGWRPPIFDVQLSPTKALRAAMLKRRFADTILKAQHKTLLDHGDKADPVKLQEEKERLEKRQLEEKARIEAQIRAAEAASRKREEIELRKQREKEREAARVALQKMEKTAEIEQNLEIVKELEKLSGCSLSYSYSFGRRGPEIAEGDVGGAHSCSLLERLGLIMKDDTVDDDEILIGDEEEGEIFP, from the exons ATGATTTCTACCGAGCCTGTAGTAGCAAAGAAGTTGAAGATTAAGTTCTCTTCCCATAAGATAGACACCATTTCTGTGAAAAATGCATGTGACATGGCGCGCAATGTGGAGAAGAATTATCATTCTCAGGTTTGTGACATAGAGAATATGAAGCAGAAACTTACAGAGTGCAGTGCTATTAAGCGTGGCCCATCAGATATGGTGGAGGGTCAACAACAGAAGAAGCGGAAAATGGATCGTGGTGTGATACATCAGTGTACTTCCCTTGTGAAATCACTTATGAATCATCCATGTGGTTGGGTTTTCAAGGAACCGGTAGATCCAGAGAAACTTGAGATTCCTGattatttttctgttataACAAATCCCATGGATCTAGGGACAGTAAAATCGAAATTGGAGAACAATCAGTATTTTGGAGCTGAAGAGTTTGCTGCTGATGTCAGATTGACATTCTCAAATGCCTTGTTATATAATCCCCCGTTAAATTATGTTCATAAAATGGCAGAGAAACTGAAGAAGATTTTTGAGACAAGGTGGAAAGCCCTAGAGGAAAAATGGAATTATCAAATAGCAAAAGATGGTGATGGAAAGCCATTTAATGCAAGGCCCAAGGAAGTTGGTGACACAAGACAAAAGTGTCCTCAAACACCTCCTTTGCACAAGGGTGAGTTGCCCAAGAGGTCGAAGCCATCTGAAGTTAAGCTGCTAAGGGGTTCTTCAAAT GTTAAGCTTTCTAAACCAGCAGAAAACTGCAATAGCGAGGAGTTACGCCAAAATTCTTACAAAG GCACAGATAATGGTGGTAGAAATGCTTGTGGATCTGTTAATGTCAAACCGTCTTCAGTTTCTGTTGTTAGTAAGTGCGGTACATGTGGGAGAAGTGCCTGTCAGTGCATACTTCCTAGCGATTCAGCCCAAGCTTCTTCAG ATATTTCTTCTGAGAAGTCATGGGGTAGAGATCATCATGCATGCAGCACTGATACTTCAAAAATG GATGTTCAGGGAAAATGTATGTCAATGCTGCAGATGAGCAAGTCGGATCCTGATTCTGACG GAGCTGTAAGTGCTTTGGATGAGGAAAATATATGTCCCAGTTCTCAGCTTATGACTCCTGCAACAGATGCAAATTCTGTAGAAG GATGGAGACCTCCTATTTTTGATGTGCAACTGTCTCCTACAAAAGCTCTCCGTGCTGCTATGCTAAAGCGCCGCTTTGCAGACACTATATTAAAAGCACAGCATAAGACACTCCTAGATCAT GGTGACAAGGCTGATCCAGTGAAACTGCAAGAGGAGAAGGAAAGATTGGAAAAGAGGCAGCTTGAAG AAAAGGCTCGGATTGAAGCCCAAATCAGAGCTGCCGAAGCTGCCTCACGAAAGAGGGAAGAAATtgaattgagaaaacaaagggagaaagaaagagaagctGCTAGAGTTGCCTTGCAGAAA ATGGAAAAAACTGCTGAGATCGAGCAGAACCTAGAGATTGTTAAAGAACTTGAGAAGCTTAGTGGCTGTTCCCTGTCCTACAGTTACAGTTTTGGCCGGAGAGGACCAGAAATTGCGGAGGGAGATGTTGGAGGAGCTCATTCCTGTAGCTTACTGGAGCGATTGGGTCTGATCATGAAGGATGATACTGTGGACGACGATGAGATATTAATTGGGGATGAAGAGGAAGGAGAAATATTTCCTTGA
- the LOC8284050 gene encoding transcription factor GTE12 isoform X3: protein MISTEPVVAKKLKIKFSSHKIDTISVKNACDMARNVEKNYHSQVCDIENMKQKLTECSAIKRGPSDMVEGQQQKKRKMDRGVIHQCTSLVKSLMNHPCGWVFKEPVDPEKLEIPDYFSVITNPMDLGTVKSKLENNQYFGAEEFAADVRLTFSNALLYNPPLNYVHKMAEKLKKIFETRWKALEEKWNYQIAKDGDGKPFNARPKEVGDTRQKCPQTPPLHKGELPKRSKPSEVKLLRGSSNVRAAEVKLSKPAENCNSEELRQNSYKGTDNGGRNACGSVNVKPSSVSVVSKCGTCGRSACQCILPSDSAQASSDISSEKSWGRDHHACSTDTSKMMSKSDPDSDGAVSALDEENICPSSQLMTPATDANSVEGWRPPIFDVQLSPTKALRAAMLKRRFADTILKAQHKTLLDHGDKADPVKLQEEKERLEKRQLEEKARIEAQIRAAEAASRKREEIELRKQREKEREAARVALQKMEKTAEIEQNLEIVKELEKLSGCSLSYSYSFGRRGPEIAEGDVGGAHSCSLLERLGLIMKDDTVDDDEILIGDEEEGEIFP, encoded by the exons ATGATTTCTACCGAGCCTGTAGTAGCAAAGAAGTTGAAGATTAAGTTCTCTTCCCATAAGATAGACACCATTTCTGTGAAAAATGCATGTGACATGGCGCGCAATGTGGAGAAGAATTATCATTCTCAGGTTTGTGACATAGAGAATATGAAGCAGAAACTTACAGAGTGCAGTGCTATTAAGCGTGGCCCATCAGATATGGTGGAGGGTCAACAACAGAAGAAGCGGAAAATGGATCGTGGTGTGATACATCAGTGTACTTCCCTTGTGAAATCACTTATGAATCATCCATGTGGTTGGGTTTTCAAGGAACCGGTAGATCCAGAGAAACTTGAGATTCCTGattatttttctgttataACAAATCCCATGGATCTAGGGACAGTAAAATCGAAATTGGAGAACAATCAGTATTTTGGAGCTGAAGAGTTTGCTGCTGATGTCAGATTGACATTCTCAAATGCCTTGTTATATAATCCCCCGTTAAATTATGTTCATAAAATGGCAGAGAAACTGAAGAAGATTTTTGAGACAAGGTGGAAAGCCCTAGAGGAAAAATGGAATTATCAAATAGCAAAAGATGGTGATGGAAAGCCATTTAATGCAAGGCCCAAGGAAGTTGGTGACACAAGACAAAAGTGTCCTCAAACACCTCCTTTGCACAAGGGTGAGTTGCCCAAGAGGTCGAAGCCATCTGAAGTTAAGCTGCTAAGGGGTTCTTCAAATGTAAGGGCTGCAGAA GTTAAGCTTTCTAAACCAGCAGAAAACTGCAATAGCGAGGAGTTACGCCAAAATTCTTACAAAG GCACAGATAATGGTGGTAGAAATGCTTGTGGATCTGTTAATGTCAAACCGTCTTCAGTTTCTGTTGTTAGTAAGTGCGGTACATGTGGGAGAAGTGCCTGTCAGTGCATACTTCCTAGCGATTCAGCCCAAGCTTCTTCAG ATATTTCTTCTGAGAAGTCATGGGGTAGAGATCATCATGCATGCAGCACTGATACTTCAAAAATG ATGAGCAAGTCGGATCCTGATTCTGACG GAGCTGTAAGTGCTTTGGATGAGGAAAATATATGTCCCAGTTCTCAGCTTATGACTCCTGCAACAGATGCAAATTCTGTAGAAG GATGGAGACCTCCTATTTTTGATGTGCAACTGTCTCCTACAAAAGCTCTCCGTGCTGCTATGCTAAAGCGCCGCTTTGCAGACACTATATTAAAAGCACAGCATAAGACACTCCTAGATCAT GGTGACAAGGCTGATCCAGTGAAACTGCAAGAGGAGAAGGAAAGATTGGAAAAGAGGCAGCTTGAAG AAAAGGCTCGGATTGAAGCCCAAATCAGAGCTGCCGAAGCTGCCTCACGAAAGAGGGAAGAAATtgaattgagaaaacaaagggagaaagaaagagaagctGCTAGAGTTGCCTTGCAGAAA ATGGAAAAAACTGCTGAGATCGAGCAGAACCTAGAGATTGTTAAAGAACTTGAGAAGCTTAGTGGCTGTTCCCTGTCCTACAGTTACAGTTTTGGCCGGAGAGGACCAGAAATTGCGGAGGGAGATGTTGGAGGAGCTCATTCCTGTAGCTTACTGGAGCGATTGGGTCTGATCATGAAGGATGATACTGTGGACGACGATGAGATATTAATTGGGGATGAAGAGGAAGGAGAAATATTTCCTTGA